The Streptomyces sp. ALI-76-A nucleotide sequence TCCGCTCGGGCGAGGTCAAGCGCAACACCAAGGCGCGCCTCATCCGCGACGGCAAGGTCATCGCGGAGAGCCTCACCATCTCCGGTCTGCGCCGCTTCAAGGACGACGTCACCGAGATCCGCGAAGGCTTCGAGGGTGGTATCAACCTCGGAAACTTCAACGACATCAAGGTCGACGACGTCATCGCGACGTACGAGATGCGCGAGAAGCCGCGCGCGTAAGCGCTCGGCCTTCCGGGGCGGTCCGGTCCGGGGCCGGTCGACGGAGAGTTATTTCCGTCGATCGGCCCCGGCCGTTCGTTGTACGGTTCTGATGTCCCTGCCACACGGATGGCGGGGCCATCGATCCCGGGCCGGCGGGTGAACCGGTTGCACACATGTATGTGGGGACGCTGTCCTTCGACCTCCTCCTCGGCGACGTACGGTCGCTGAAGGAGAAACGCTCCGTCGTCCGCCCGATCGTCGCCGAGCTCCAGCGGAAGTACGCGGTGAGCGTGGCCGAGGTGGACCACCTGGACCTTCATCGGCGGGCCGGCATCGGCCTCGCCATGGTGTCCGGCGACACGGGGCACCTGACCGATGTGCTGGACCGGTGCGAGCGCATGGTCGCCGGCCGCCCGGAGGTGGAGCTGCTGTCGGTGAGACGGCGCCTCCACGGCGACGACGACTAGATTCTGAACGTGGAACAGGAAGAACGGGAGACGACCAGTGGCCGACAACGCGCGGGCTAAGAGGCTGGCGGACCTCATCCGAGAGGTGGTGGCCCAGAAGCTGCAGCGCGGGATCAAGGACCCGCGGCTCGGCTCGCACGTCACCATCACGGACACCCGGGTCACGGGTGACCTGCGGGAGGCGACCGTCTTCTACACGGTGTACGGCGACGACGAGGAGCGGGCGGCCGCGGCCGCCGGACTGGAGAGCGCCAAGGGCGTGCTCCGCTCCGCCGTCGGCGCGGCGGCGGGCGTGAAGTTCACCCCGACGCTGACCTTCGTGGCGGACGCGCTGCCGGACACCGCGAAGACCATCGAGGACCTCCTCAACCGGGCGCGCCAGTCCGACGAGAAGGTGCGCGAGGTCTCGGCCGGCGCCACCTACGCCGGTGACGCGGACCCGTACAAGAAGCCGGGTGAGGACGAGGACGACACCGCCGAATGACGCAGAGGAACCAGACGCCCGACGGCCTTGTCATCGTCGACAAGCCGTCGGGCTTCACTTCGCACGACGTCGTCGCCAAGATGCGCGGGATCGCCCGGACCCGCCGCGTCGGCCACGCCGGCACCCTCGACCCCATGGCCACGGGCGTCCTCGTCCTCGGCGTCGAGAAGGCGACCAAGCTGCTCGGACACCTCGCACTCACCGAGAAGGAGTACCTGGGCACGATCCGCCTGGGACAGACGACCCTGACCGACGACGCCGAGGGCGAGATCACGAGGTCGGTCGACGCCTCGAAGGTCACCCGGGAAGCCGTCGACGCCGGGATCGCCCAGCTGTCCGGCCACATCATGCAGGTGCCGTCCAAGGTCAGCGCCATCAAGATCGACGGCGTCCGCTCCTACAAGCGGGCACGGGAGGGCGAGGAGTTCGAGATCCCCGCCCGGCCGGTCACCGTCTCGTCCTTCGCGGTGTACGACGTCCGGGACGCCGTCGCCGAGGACGGCACCCCGGTGCTCGACCTGGTGGTGTCGGTGGTCTGCTCGTCCGGCACGTACATCCGGGCCCTGGCCCGCGATCTCGGGGCCGGTCTGGGCGTCGGCGGCCACCTCACGGCTCTGCGGCGGACGCGGGTGGGCCCGTACAAGCTGGACTCCGCGCGCACCCTCGACCAGCTCCAGGAGGAGCTGACCGTGATGCCGATCGCCGAGGCGGCCACCGCCGCGTTCCCGCGCTGGGACGTGGACGCCAGGCGCGCCAAGCTGCTGACGAACGGTGTACGGCTCGACATGCCCGAGGAGTACGTGGGCAGGGGCGCGGTGGCCGTGTTCGACCCCGAGGGCGTCTTCCTCGCGCTCGTCGAGGAACACAAGGGCAAGGCGAAGAGTCTGGCCGTGTTCGGCTGAGGAGCCTTCGGGCTCCGGGCCGGCCGCGGGGCTTCGGCCTCCGGGACGGGCTTCGGCCTCCGTGAGGGGATTCGGCCGAGCGGGGCCGGCGGTCGGCCGGGTGCGGTCGAGTGGTGCCGGGTGGGGGCCGTACGGCCCGCCCGGTGTCCGCCCGTGGAGCGGCGATCACGGGGTCGTCGCTGTCGCCGCTCCACGGTCCCCCTCGGTTCCCCCACCCCTACGGTCTATCCAGCCGCCTCCCTTCATTCACCCGGCCGGGCAGGCGCTCGGAGTGAAGCGGGGGAGCGGAAGGGGGCGCGTTCGCCGCGCGATCTGTCCGGCTGATCATCTCGCGCCTACCGTCGAAGTCAGGGCCTGGGCACGTGCGTGCGGACGAGGCCCGCGCGGACGGCGGGGAGGTTCGACCATGGCGGGAAGGAGCCCGCGGCCCGGGGACACCCACGACCCCGTAGAGCCGGGGCAGCGGCACGGGCAGGGGCACGGGAAGGCGCAGGAACCCGGGCAGGGGCTGGGACTTGGGCTGGTCTCCGGGCGCGACGAAGCCCTCGTACGCGTTCACGACCTCGCCGGCCGCCCTCGCGGCGTCGGCTTCGTCGCCGACCACCACGGCACGGTCGTCACCAGCCACGAGACCGTCGACGGCCTGTCCCGGCTGGTGCTGCACGCCGCCGGGGAGCGCAGCTGCGTCGTGACCGCCGACGCGGTGACCCCGCTGCCCGAGCTGGACCTGGCCCTCGTACGCACCGAGGGCCTCGGTGTGGACCCTCTTCCCGTCACGGTGCGGGACCGGGTCGAGTCCGGCACGTATGTGCGTGTGCCGGCCGGCTGCTGGCGTGAGGCGCGGGTGCTCGGCGCGGCCGGGGCGACCTACCCGGCCTCGGACCGCGTCCATCTCCTGGACGACGCACTGGAGTTGGCGATCGGCACGGCGGGACGGGACGCCTTGCGGCCGGGCGGCGGGGCCGCCGGGGGGCCCGTGCTGGACGCCGCGACCGGCGCCGTGGTCGGCATCCTCGGGACCTCCCTGCACAGCGACCACCGGGACGTCGGCTTCGCGGTCCCGCTGCGCCCCGCACCGCACGGCCCTCTCGCCGGCCTCCTCACCGAGAACGCGGCGACGGTCCCGGCGTACGCCGCCGACCTCAACCTGGCGGGCGTCCTGGAACTGACGGCCACGTCGGTGGGTCAGGACGGGCCCCCCGGAGTATGGGCGGGGAGCGCCGGTCCGGAGGGCGTGAGGGGGGCGTGCACGTTCGGCCTGGGGTGGTCCGGCATGGGTCAGCCGGGTGCGGCCGTGCCGGGTGCGACCGTGCCCGGAGGTGTGATGGAGCCGGCGGACGCGGAGCCGGTCGAGCGGGCCGGCGTGGTGGCGGAGTTCGCCGCGTTCGTGCAGGGTCCGGCCGTCGTCCTCGGCCTCGTCGGGGACCCGGGCAGCGGTCGTACGACGGAACTCGCGGCACTCGCCGCCCGGCGTCACCGCAGCACGGAACCGGCCCCCACGCTGTGGCTGCGCGGCGCCGACCTGGAGGACGGGGACGCCTCGGTCGCGGACGCGGCACGCCGGGCGCTGGCGCGGGCGGCGCGGATCGTCGCGGCCTCGCGGTCCGTCCTGCCCGCCGACCTCGGTGACCTCGGCCCGGACCGTCTCGCCCGGGTCTCCCGCAGCGCCGGCCGCCCGCTCCTGCTCCTCCTCGACGGCCCCGAGGAGATGCCGCCGGTGCTGGCCCACCGGCTGCCCGAGTGGACCGCCGGTACGGCGGCGTGGCTGCGCGAGGCAGGGGCGCGGCTGGTGGTGGCGTGCCGGGAGGAGTACTGGGAGGCGGCGGGGGCCGCGTTCCCGGCCGAGGCGCTGCACCGCGGGAGCACACCACTCGGCGCCGGTCCGTGTCGTCCGGTCCGACCGGCATGTGAGGACGGGGCCGGCGGGGGGCCGGCGGGGCCGGCGGCGGGAGCCCTCAGGGGCGGGGAGGGAACGGTCCGCGCGGGCGAGTTCCCCGAACCGATCCCGCCCCGCGTGCACCTCGAAGACCTCAGCCAGGACGAGGCCCGTCTGGCCCGCGCGCGCTACCGCATCCCCGAGCACGCCCTCGCGGACCAGGACGCCCGTCACCCCCTCACCCTCCGGCTCCTCTCGGAGATCCGCGCCGCCCTGCCCGACGCCCCCGACCTCGACCGGGCCCCCCACGCCCACGTCGACCGGCACGACGTCTTCTCGGCGTACCTCGACCTGATGTGCCTGCGCATCGCCGTCCGGCTGGCCGCCGAGCACGGCCTGCGCGGCTCGGCCGTACGCCGTCTCGCCGC carries:
- a CDS encoding DUF503 domain-containing protein translates to MYVGTLSFDLLLGDVRSLKEKRSVVRPIVAELQRKYAVSVAEVDHLDLHRRAGIGLAMVSGDTGHLTDVLDRCERMVAGRPEVELLSVRRRLHGDDD
- the rbfA gene encoding 30S ribosome-binding factor RbfA yields the protein MADNARAKRLADLIREVVAQKLQRGIKDPRLGSHVTITDTRVTGDLREATVFYTVYGDDEERAAAAAGLESAKGVLRSAVGAAAGVKFTPTLTFVADALPDTAKTIEDLLNRARQSDEKVREVSAGATYAGDADPYKKPGEDEDDTAE
- the truB gene encoding tRNA pseudouridine(55) synthase TruB, with protein sequence MTQRNQTPDGLVIVDKPSGFTSHDVVAKMRGIARTRRVGHAGTLDPMATGVLVLGVEKATKLLGHLALTEKEYLGTIRLGQTTLTDDAEGEITRSVDASKVTREAVDAGIAQLSGHIMQVPSKVSAIKIDGVRSYKRAREGEEFEIPARPVTVSSFAVYDVRDAVAEDGTPVLDLVVSVVCSSGTYIRALARDLGAGLGVGGHLTALRRTRVGPYKLDSARTLDQLQEELTVMPIAEAATAAFPRWDVDARRAKLLTNGVRLDMPEEYVGRGAVAVFDPEGVFLALVEEHKGKAKSLAVFG